CCTCGCGCACGACGAATTCCCCGGTCACCATCTCGAGGTTCACGGCTGCCCGCACGGGGCGGTCCATCCGCAGTGCATCCGCACTGCGCGCGTCGCGCGCGGCCAGCGTGCCGCGCAGCGCATCGACGGTGAGTTCGCGTGCATCGATCTCGACGATTTCCTCGTCGCGTTCGAGTTGTTCGCGAATGCTCGCGAAGTATTTGATCGTCAGTTTCATGGCGATGTCTTGAATGGAGTCGGCGGAATCGGAAAGCACATAGAGAATGCAGTCAGCCCCAGCGCCGCATCGCCTGGTCGTCGTGCGTCTTCGCCTCGACCCAGCCGGATTCGCCGTCGTGCCGGATCTCCTTCTT
This genomic interval from Burkholderia cepacia contains the following:
- the moaD gene encoding molybdopterin converting factor subunit 1 — translated: MKLTIKYFASIREQLERDEEIVEIDARELTVDALRGTLAARDARSADALRMDRPVRAAVNLEMVTGEFVVREDSEVAFFPPVTGG